A region of Curvibacter sp. AEP1-3 DNA encodes the following proteins:
- a CDS encoding glycine zipper 2TM domain-containing protein: MTFKTFFTLSLICAAGASGAQEVGRVISTQAIVQQVATPRQVCTDQQVEVIPQKSGAGAAMGAVAGGAIGNAVGRGAGNAAATVIGVLGGAVLGDRIEGSPPPQMQTVRNCNTQNFYENRTVAYNVIYEYAGRQYSVQMPNDPGPTVQLQVTPVGVNNPNPAYTPQAPVVQQTYVPAPVIESRVIYQPYYPRPYYFPPVNLHFGYGHWGHHHWR; encoded by the coding sequence ATGACATTCAAAACATTTTTCACCTTGTCCTTGATCTGCGCTGCAGGAGCCAGTGGAGCACAGGAGGTCGGACGGGTGATCTCCACCCAAGCTATCGTTCAGCAAGTAGCCACTCCGCGGCAAGTGTGTACCGACCAGCAAGTTGAAGTCATTCCCCAGAAATCAGGGGCCGGTGCCGCCATGGGCGCGGTTGCGGGCGGCGCCATCGGGAATGCAGTGGGTCGTGGCGCAGGCAATGCGGCTGCCACGGTGATCGGTGTCTTGGGCGGTGCTGTACTTGGCGACCGCATTGAGGGATCACCTCCACCCCAAATGCAGACGGTGCGCAACTGCAACACGCAAAATTTCTATGAAAACCGGACGGTGGCCTACAACGTGATTTACGAGTACGCAGGCCGGCAATATTCGGTGCAGATGCCCAACGACCCGGGCCCGACTGTGCAGTTGCAAGTCACTCCGGTGGGTGTGAACAACCCGAATCCGGCATACACCCCACAGGCGCCTGTGGTGCAGCAAACCTACGTGCCCGCGCCGGTTATTGAGTCCCGTGTGATCTATCAGCCGTACTATCCGCGCCCCTACTACTTTCCGCCGGTAAACCTGCATTTCGGCTACGGGCACTGGGGACATCACCACTGGAGGTAG
- a CDS encoding c-type cytochrome, with product MSDNSQATGHEEDHTGPIKTPKQLLLAAFFSFVIPIFVIIGLVYYVTSDNKPAAGAVNMEKATAERIQKVGMVEIRDANREMKSGEEVFKAQCAACHATGAAGAPKFGDTAAWGARVKIGFEALYTSAIKGKGAMGAQGGGDFSDYEVARAVVYMANAGGAKFDEPKKPAAEAK from the coding sequence ATGAGCGACAACAGCCAAGCCACCGGGCACGAAGAAGACCACACTGGCCCTATCAAAACGCCCAAACAATTGCTGTTGGCGGCATTCTTCTCTTTTGTGATCCCCATCTTCGTAATCATCGGGCTCGTGTACTACGTCACTTCTGACAACAAACCCGCGGCTGGTGCGGTCAATATGGAAAAAGCGACCGCTGAGCGCATTCAAAAAGTCGGCATGGTGGAAATCCGCGATGCCAACCGCGAAATGAAGAGCGGTGAAGAAGTGTTCAAGGCCCAGTGCGCTGCGTGCCACGCGACTGGTGCTGCAGGCGCACCTAAATTCGGCGATACAGCCGCTTGGGGCGCACGCGTGAAGATCGGCTTTGAAGCTCTGTACACCTCAGCCATCAAAGGCAAAGGTGCCATGGGTGCCCAGGGCGGCGGTGATTTTTCTGATTACGAAGTTGCCCGTGCTGTGGTCTACATGGCCAACGCCGGCGGTGCCAAGTTCGATGAGCCCAAGAAGCCTGCTGCCGAAGCCAAGTAA
- a CDS encoding DUF2946 family protein — protein MDDIVKQAMAKWPNVPDCFGWLGLDGRGDWYLRDDAAQAAGAFTSGAQGAKGSRLQHEKLIDFIQRNYAADADGRWYFQNGPQRVYVELQHTPWVWRVSSSGEVASHSGLPTQVSASYLDEAGHLYLATPLGMGLVHTADMEHAAAMVEAGHWAPEDVSQATLESRFGFLRSPSARLKTT, from the coding sequence ATGGACGATATCGTGAAGCAGGCGATGGCCAAATGGCCGAATGTGCCGGATTGTTTTGGATGGCTGGGCTTGGACGGCCGCGGTGATTGGTACCTTCGAGACGACGCCGCACAGGCGGCCGGAGCTTTCACCAGCGGGGCCCAAGGTGCCAAAGGCAGCCGCCTGCAACACGAGAAACTGATTGATTTCATCCAGCGCAACTACGCTGCAGACGCTGATGGTCGCTGGTATTTTCAGAATGGACCGCAGCGCGTATACGTCGAACTACAACACACGCCATGGGTCTGGCGCGTCAGCTCAAGCGGCGAGGTCGCCTCCCACAGTGGCTTGCCTACTCAAGTCTCGGCCAGCTATCTGGACGAGGCGGGTCACCTCTATCTGGCAACTCCACTCGGCATGGGTCTTGTGCACACGGCTGACATGGAGCACGCTGCTGCCATGGTGGAGGCGGGCCATTGGGCCCCGGAGGATGTGAGTCAGGCGACCTTAGAAAGCCGTTTTGGCTTTCTTCGCAGTCCTTCAGCCCGGTTGAAAACAACGTAG
- a CDS encoding YheT family hydrolase: protein MNYVAPAWLPGGNLQTIWPALYSRRVFGPHPQYRRERWDTPDDDFVDVDWLYSSVSSEAPLLVLFHGLEGTSRSHYAEAFADFAQSRCMAYAVPHFRGCSGELNRAPRAYHSGDYEEIGWVLQQFRSRHRGPILAVGVSLGGNALLRWAEEAGDSASSTAMAVAAVCSPIDLAAGGYAIGRGFNRLVYTRMFLNTMVPKALQKLAQFPGLFDGDALKAARDLYEFDNIFTAPLHGFKSTEDYWARASAKPHLHRIRIPALVVNARNDPFVPAWSLPSQADVGQHVTLWQPAHGGHVGFPQGRVPGHVRTMPEAVGSWLSDSLSGGMK, encoded by the coding sequence ATGAATTATGTAGCGCCAGCCTGGCTCCCCGGGGGTAACCTCCAGACCATCTGGCCGGCGCTGTATTCCAGGCGTGTATTTGGGCCTCACCCTCAATACCGCAGGGAGCGCTGGGATACCCCCGACGACGACTTTGTCGATGTCGACTGGCTCTACTCGTCCGTAAGCAGCGAAGCGCCATTGCTGGTGCTGTTCCACGGGCTCGAGGGCACCTCCCGCAGCCACTACGCCGAAGCCTTCGCTGACTTTGCACAATCGCGCTGCATGGCTTATGCAGTGCCGCATTTCAGAGGGTGCAGTGGAGAGCTGAACCGTGCGCCGCGCGCTTATCACTCTGGCGACTATGAGGAGATCGGATGGGTGCTCCAGCAGTTCCGCAGTCGACATCGCGGCCCCATCCTCGCTGTGGGTGTTTCCTTGGGGGGCAATGCCCTGTTGCGCTGGGCAGAGGAGGCGGGCGACTCTGCCTCGTCAACGGCCATGGCAGTAGCTGCCGTATGTTCTCCGATCGACCTTGCGGCTGGTGGCTATGCCATAGGCCGGGGTTTCAACCGGCTGGTGTACACACGCATGTTCCTGAACACCATGGTGCCTAAAGCACTGCAGAAGCTGGCCCAGTTTCCGGGGCTGTTTGATGGAGACGCGTTGAAGGCTGCACGCGACCTCTATGAATTCGACAACATCTTCACTGCACCACTACATGGCTTCAAAAGTACCGAGGACTACTGGGCCCGAGCATCTGCAAAGCCCCATTTGCACCGGATACGGATACCAGCACTCGTGGTGAACGCGCGAAACGATCCGTTTGTTCCCGCTTGGAGTCTGCCTTCACAGGCAGATGTAGGGCAACACGTGACACTCTGGCAACCGGCTCACGGTGGACATGTCGGTTTTCCGCAAGGACGGGTACCGGGACACGTGCGCACCATGCCGGAAGCCGTAGGGTCGTGGCTATCAGACTCCCTTTCAGGCGGAATGAAGTAG
- a CDS encoding YybH family protein — MPRQKAKLHAVMGGTPDEVEAAFYEALQLGDLEKLMACWADEDDIACIHPGGGRLMGAGTIRAAFEAMFAHGGAVQVRPEHIRRVDSIASAVHHVLEKVDILTPDGPSSAHVIATNVYHKTPQGWRLVVHHASPGTPEDATGHMHTSQVLH, encoded by the coding sequence ATGCCAAGACAAAAAGCAAAACTGCATGCCGTGATGGGCGGTACACCCGACGAAGTCGAAGCTGCTTTCTACGAGGCCCTGCAACTGGGTGATCTCGAGAAACTCATGGCTTGCTGGGCCGATGAGGACGATATAGCCTGCATTCACCCTGGCGGCGGCCGCCTGATGGGTGCGGGCACCATCCGCGCGGCATTTGAAGCCATGTTTGCGCATGGTGGCGCCGTGCAAGTGCGCCCGGAACACATACGACGGGTGGACTCCATCGCGAGCGCTGTCCACCATGTGTTGGAGAAGGTCGACATTCTCACGCCTGACGGGCCGAGCAGCGCCCATGTGATTGCCACCAACGTGTATCACAAGACACCGCAAGGCTGGCGCCTCGTAGTGCACCACGCCAGCCCTGGAACACCTGAAGATGCAACGGGTCATATGCACACTTCCCAGGTATTGCATTGA
- a CDS encoding LemA family protein, producing MESSLKSGCTRWLHRLAGGVALAFALLLSGCGYNDFQRLDEQTQSAWSEVLNQYQRRADLVPNIVATVKGEAAFEQDTLTKVVEARAKATSMQVSPETLNNPDAFAKFQKAQGELGGALSRLMVVSEQYPNLKANQGFSDLRVLLEGTENRITVARNRYIQSVQEYNVLARSFPSNLTAMVFSYQPKPAFTVANEAAISAPPVVDFNKK from the coding sequence ATGGAATCGTCTTTGAAATCGGGTTGCACACGTTGGTTGCATCGACTTGCGGGCGGTGTTGCCCTAGCCTTTGCTCTCCTGTTGAGTGGTTGCGGGTACAACGATTTCCAGCGCTTGGATGAGCAGACGCAATCGGCATGGAGTGAGGTGTTGAACCAGTACCAGCGCCGTGCCGACCTGGTGCCCAACATCGTAGCCACCGTCAAGGGCGAAGCGGCCTTTGAGCAAGACACCTTGACCAAGGTGGTCGAAGCACGGGCCAAGGCAACCTCCATGCAAGTCAGCCCCGAGACCTTGAACAATCCGGATGCTTTCGCCAAGTTCCAGAAAGCACAAGGCGAATTGGGCGGAGCGCTCAGCCGGCTGATGGTGGTGAGTGAACAGTACCCCAACCTGAAGGCCAATCAAGGTTTCAGCGATCTGCGCGTTCTATTAGAAGGCACAGAAAACCGCATCACCGTAGCCCGCAATCGCTACATCCAGAGCGTGCAGGAATACAACGTACTGGCGCGCAGCTTCCCGAGCAACCTGACGGCCATGGTCTTCAGCTACCAGCCCAAGCCAGCCTTCACTGTGGCCAATGAGGCGGCCATCAGCGCGCCGCCGGTGGTCGACTTCAACAAGAAGTAG
- a CDS encoding TPM domain-containing protein has protein sequence MSALLASRLLGRAVCTAFLWSVFVMGALAQSVRPVPQLSSRVIDETGTLTAVQSEALASKLAALEKQTGAQLVVLIVETTTPEDIAVFAQRVGDIWKLGRKDVGDGLLLLVAKQDRKIRIEVAKTLEGAIPDLLASRVISQTIAPRFKQGDFAGGVDAGVDQLSGLIRGEQLPAPQSDQRNGSGFQWMDLAVFLFFASAIAGSMARRAFGTRLGSVLVGVTCGVVVFLVTRTWWLALLASFAGLLMTLISSLSRVGSGSANAGSYSGGPTGGWSGSDNGGGFRSGGGGNFGGGGASGGW, from the coding sequence TTGTCGGCATTATTAGCCTCCCGTCTACTTGGGCGTGCCGTCTGCACTGCCTTCTTGTGGAGTGTGTTTGTCATGGGCGCACTGGCCCAGTCCGTTCGGCCCGTTCCTCAACTGTCTTCGCGTGTGATTGACGAAACAGGCACGTTGACTGCTGTGCAGAGTGAGGCGCTTGCATCCAAATTAGCCGCACTGGAGAAACAGACTGGAGCACAACTGGTGGTGTTGATAGTAGAGACCACAACGCCGGAAGATATAGCGGTGTTTGCCCAACGTGTCGGAGACATCTGGAAATTGGGGCGGAAAGACGTTGGCGATGGCCTCCTTCTGTTGGTCGCCAAACAAGACCGGAAAATCCGGATTGAAGTAGCCAAAACACTGGAAGGGGCCATCCCAGACCTTTTGGCCAGCCGGGTGATTTCGCAGACCATTGCGCCCCGCTTTAAGCAAGGGGATTTTGCGGGTGGTGTGGATGCCGGCGTAGACCAGTTATCCGGCCTGATACGTGGCGAGCAGCTTCCTGCGCCGCAGAGCGATCAGCGCAATGGCTCCGGATTTCAATGGATGGATTTGGCCGTGTTTTTGTTTTTTGCGTCCGCCATTGCAGGCTCCATGGCCCGCCGGGCCTTCGGGACACGATTAGGCTCCGTGCTGGTCGGTGTAACTTGTGGGGTCGTGGTTTTCTTAGTGACAAGGACCTGGTGGCTGGCGCTGCTAGCAAGCTTTGCCGGCCTACTGATGACCTTGATCTCCAGCCTCAGTCGCGTCGGATCGGGCTCTGCAAATGCGGGCAGCTATTCCGGTGGCCCCACGGGTGGCTGGTCCGGTAGCGACAACGGCGGCGGGTTCCGCTCCGGCGGTGGCGGTAATTTCGGAGGCGGTGGCGCCTCAGGAGGCTGGTGA
- a CDS encoding TPM domain-containing protein produces the protein MLQLWIRWLRHRWADDAVRQLPSGLSDRLAAHVRRGERTHSGEIRVSIESALPGSYLLQSAGMKTLVRQRAVDEFSRLRVWDTEYNNGVLIYLCLAERAIELVADRGIQHKVDDTYWAELIGTLGESLQAGRWETGLCTAIDAVSQTLQTHFPLASGQHNPNELSDTPSIR, from the coding sequence ATGTTGCAGCTTTGGATCCGTTGGCTTCGCCATCGTTGGGCCGACGACGCCGTGCGGCAGTTGCCCTCAGGTTTGAGTGATCGATTGGCAGCCCACGTTCGCCGGGGTGAGCGCACCCATAGCGGAGAGATCAGGGTCTCTATCGAGTCAGCGCTGCCAGGTAGCTACCTGTTGCAGTCTGCGGGTATGAAGACCCTTGTACGCCAGCGCGCCGTGGACGAGTTCTCGCGCCTCCGGGTATGGGACACCGAATACAACAACGGGGTCCTTATCTACCTGTGCCTGGCTGAGCGAGCCATAGAGTTGGTGGCAGACCGCGGCATACAGCACAAGGTCGACGATACTTATTGGGCAGAGTTAATTGGCACTTTAGGCGAGAGTTTGCAGGCGGGCCGCTGGGAGACTGGATTGTGCACGGCCATCGATGCGGTGAGCCAGACGCTACAGACGCACTTTCCACTGGCATCCGGCCAACACAACCCGAATGAGCTTTCGGACACGCCAAGTATCCGATAG
- a CDS encoding F0F1 ATP synthase subunit epsilon has translation MNTIHVDVVSAEESIFSGEAVFVALPGEAGELGIKPRHTPLITRIKPGSVRIQKADGSEEFVFVAGGLLEVQPNCVTVLSDTAVRGKDLDEEKSNAAKAAAEEALKNAKSEIDIARIQSEIAVMAAEISAARKFLKKK, from the coding sequence ATGAACACCATCCACGTTGATGTGGTCAGTGCAGAAGAGTCCATCTTCTCCGGTGAAGCCGTCTTCGTGGCGCTTCCCGGTGAGGCTGGCGAGCTGGGCATCAAGCCCCGCCACACGCCCCTGATCACGCGCATCAAGCCCGGCTCGGTGCGCATTCAAAAAGCCGATGGCAGCGAAGAGTTTGTGTTCGTAGCCGGCGGCCTGTTGGAAGTGCAGCCTAACTGCGTGACCGTGTTGTCTGACACGGCCGTTCGCGGCAAGGACTTGGACGAGGAAAAATCCAATGCTGCTAAAGCGGCCGCGGAAGAAGCCTTGAAGAACGCCAAGAGTGAAATCGACATTGCCCGCATCCAATCGGAAATCGCAGTGATGGCTGCAGAGATCTCGGCAGCCCGCAAGTTCCTTAAAAAGAAGTAA
- the atpD gene encoding F0F1 ATP synthase subunit beta, with translation MAQANSQVQGKIVQCIGAVVDVEFPRDKMPGIYDALKMEGSTLTLEVQQQLGDGIVRTIALGSSDGLRRGMIVSNTEKPIMVPVGQATLGRIMDVLGAPIDERGPVASELTASIHRKAPTYDELSPSQELLETGIKVIDLVCPFAKGGKVGLFGGAGVGKTVNMMELINNIAKAHSGLSVFAGVGERTREGNDFYHEMADSGVVNLEDLPKSKVAMVYGQMNEPPGNRLRVALTGLTIAESFRDEGRDVLFFVDNIYRYTLAGTEVSALLGRMPSAVGYQPTLAEEMGRLQERITSTKVGSITSIQAVYVPADDLTDPSPATTFAHLDSTVVLSRDIASLGIYPAVDPLDSTSRQLDPNVVGEEHYNTARAVQGTLQRYKELRDIIAILGMDELAPEDKLTVARARKIQRFLSQPFHVAEVFTGSPGKYVTLAETIRGFKMIVAGECDHLPEQAFYMVGTIDEAFEKAKKV, from the coding sequence ATGGCTCAAGCTAACTCCCAAGTCCAGGGAAAAATTGTTCAGTGTATTGGCGCGGTGGTGGACGTTGAGTTCCCACGTGACAAGATGCCCGGCATTTATGACGCGCTGAAGATGGAAGGCTCCACCCTGACGCTGGAAGTTCAGCAGCAGCTGGGTGACGGCATCGTCCGTACCATCGCTTTGGGATCTTCCGATGGCCTGCGCCGCGGCATGATCGTGTCCAACACCGAGAAGCCCATCATGGTCCCCGTGGGCCAGGCTACTTTGGGTCGCATCATGGACGTGTTGGGTGCGCCCATCGACGAACGTGGTCCTGTAGCTTCCGAGTTGACAGCTTCTATCCACCGCAAGGCTCCTACTTACGATGAGCTGAGCCCATCGCAAGAGCTGCTGGAAACCGGTATCAAGGTGATTGACTTGGTATGCCCGTTCGCCAAGGGCGGTAAGGTCGGTCTGTTCGGTGGTGCCGGTGTGGGCAAGACCGTGAACATGATGGAACTGATCAACAACATCGCCAAGGCGCACAGCGGTTTGTCCGTGTTTGCCGGTGTGGGTGAGCGTACCCGTGAAGGTAACGACTTCTATCACGAGATGGCTGACTCCGGTGTTGTGAATCTGGAAGACCTGCCCAAGTCCAAAGTGGCAATGGTGTACGGCCAGATGAACGAGCCACCAGGCAACCGTTTGCGCGTTGCGTTGACTGGTTTGACCATTGCGGAATCTTTCCGTGACGAAGGCCGTGACGTGTTGTTCTTCGTGGACAACATCTACCGTTACACCTTGGCCGGTACAGAAGTGTCCGCTCTGCTGGGTCGTATGCCTTCTGCTGTGGGCTACCAGCCTACACTGGCCGAAGAAATGGGCCGTCTGCAAGAGCGTATTACCTCTACCAAAGTGGGTTCCATCACTTCCATCCAGGCCGTTTACGTGCCTGCCGATGACTTGACCGATCCGTCGCCTGCGACCACCTTCGCTCACTTGGACTCCACCGTGGTGTTGTCCCGTGACATCGCTTCCTTGGGTATTTATCCTGCTGTGGATCCTCTGGACTCCACCAGCCGCCAGCTGGACCCCAATGTGGTGGGTGAAGAGCACTACAACACTGCCCGTGCAGTGCAGGGTACTCTGCAGCGCTACAAGGAATTGCGTGACATCATCGCGATTCTGGGTATGGATGAATTGGCTCCTGAAGACAAGCTGACTGTGGCACGCGCTCGTAAGATCCAGCGTTTCCTGTCTCAGCCTTTCCACGTGGCTGAAGTGTTCACCGGCTCTCCCGGCAAGTACGTGACCTTGGCTGAAACCATCCGTGGTTTCAAGATGATCGTTGCCGGCGAATGTGACCACCTGCCAGAACAAGCGTTCTACATGGTCGGTACCATCGACGAAGCGTTCGAAAAAGCCAAGAAGGTTTAA
- the atpG gene encoding F0F1 ATP synthase subunit gamma has protein sequence MAAGKEIRGKIKSVENTKKITKAMEMVAASKMRKAQDRMRAARPYSDKIRNIATNLGKANPEYTHAFMQTNDAKTSGFIVVTTDKGLCGGMNTNVLRSVTGKLRDLQAAGVSAQAVAIGNKGLGFLNRVGAKVVSHATQLGDTPHLDKLIGPVKVLLDAYVKGEVNAVYLCYTKFINTMKQEPVVQQLLPLSAAQMEAESQASGSNHAWDYIYEPDAQAVIDDLLTRYVEALVYQAVAENMASEQSARMVAMKAATDNAGSVIGELKLVYNKTRQAAITKELSEIVAGAAAV, from the coding sequence ATGGCAGCAGGTAAGGAAATACGCGGCAAGATCAAATCGGTGGAAAACACCAAGAAGATCACCAAGGCCATGGAAATGGTGGCCGCATCCAAAATGCGCAAAGCGCAGGACCGGATGCGGGCTGCCCGTCCGTATAGCGACAAGATTCGCAATATTGCTACCAACCTCGGCAAGGCCAATCCGGAATACACGCACGCTTTCATGCAGACCAACGACGCAAAAACCTCCGGGTTTATCGTTGTAACCACAGACAAGGGTCTGTGTGGTGGTATGAACACCAACGTGCTGCGTTCCGTGACCGGCAAGCTGCGTGATTTGCAGGCTGCAGGCGTTTCGGCGCAAGCAGTGGCAATCGGTAACAAGGGCTTGGGTTTCTTGAACCGTGTGGGCGCCAAAGTGGTTTCGCACGCAACCCAGTTGGGCGATACGCCCCACCTCGACAAGCTGATCGGGCCTGTCAAGGTATTGCTGGATGCGTATGTCAAGGGTGAAGTGAATGCGGTGTACCTGTGCTACACCAAGTTCATCAACACCATGAAGCAGGAACCCGTGGTTCAGCAGTTGTTGCCTCTGTCTGCTGCGCAGATGGAAGCTGAATCTCAAGCCAGTGGTTCCAACCACGCTTGGGATTACATCTACGAACCCGATGCGCAAGCGGTGATTGACGATCTGTTGACCCGTTACGTCGAGGCACTGGTGTACCAGGCCGTGGCCGAAAACATGGCGTCCGAGCAATCGGCGCGCATGGTGGCCATGAAGGCTGCGACGGACAACGCTGGAAGCGTGATTGGTGAACTGAAGCTGGTCTACAACAAGACCCGCCAAGCCGCCATTACCAAAGAGTTGTCGGAAATCGTGGCCGGTGCCGCGGCGGTGTAA
- the atpA gene encoding F0F1 ATP synthase subunit alpha, producing MQLNPAEISELIKSRIDGLSASADIRNQGTVVSVTDGICRIHGLSDVMQGEMLEFPAGSDGLPTYGLALNLERDSVGSVILGEYEHISEGDTVKCTGRILEVPVGPELRGRVVNALGQPIDGKGPINAKMTDVIEKVAPGVIARESVSQPMQTGLKSIDSMVPVGRGQRELIIGDRQTGKTAVAIDAIINQKGQNMTCVYVAIGQKASSVKNVVRALEQAGAMEYTIVVAATASESAAMQYVSAYSGCTMGEYFRDRGEDALIVYDDLSKQAVAYRQVSLLLRRPPGREAYPGDVFYLHSRLLERAARVNADYVEAFTKGAVKGKTGSLTALPIIETQAGDVSAFVPTNVISITDGQIFLETSLFNAGIRPAINAGISVSRVGGAAQTKLVKNLSGGIRTDLAQYRELAAFAQFASDLDEATRKQLDRGARVTELLKQAQYSPLTISLMGATLFAVNKGFMDDIEVKKVLAFEHGLHAFLKDKHAALLAKLEADKAMDKDAEAELNAAIAAFKKSFA from the coding sequence ATGCAACTCAATCCCGCAGAAATTTCTGAATTGATCAAGAGCCGCATTGACGGTTTGTCCGCGAGCGCAGACATCCGCAACCAAGGTACCGTGGTTTCTGTGACCGACGGTATCTGCCGCATTCACGGTCTGTCCGACGTGATGCAGGGCGAAATGTTGGAATTCCCCGCCGGTAGCGATGGCTTGCCCACCTACGGTCTGGCATTGAACCTGGAACGTGATTCCGTGGGTTCCGTGATTTTGGGTGAGTACGAGCACATTTCCGAAGGCGACACTGTGAAATGCACAGGTCGTATTCTGGAAGTGCCCGTGGGTCCCGAGTTGCGTGGCCGCGTGGTCAACGCGCTGGGTCAGCCTATCGACGGCAAAGGTCCTATCAACGCCAAGATGACTGACGTGATCGAAAAGGTGGCACCTGGTGTGATCGCCCGCGAATCCGTGAGCCAGCCTATGCAGACCGGCCTGAAGTCTATCGACTCCATGGTTCCCGTCGGCCGTGGTCAGCGCGAATTGATCATCGGTGACCGTCAGACCGGCAAGACTGCCGTGGCGATTGACGCGATCATCAACCAGAAGGGTCAAAACATGACCTGCGTGTACGTAGCGATCGGTCAGAAGGCTTCTTCTGTCAAGAACGTGGTGCGCGCACTGGAACAAGCCGGTGCCATGGAGTACACCATTGTGGTGGCTGCTACTGCCTCTGAGTCTGCAGCGATGCAGTACGTGTCTGCCTACTCAGGCTGCACCATGGGCGAGTACTTCCGTGACCGTGGCGAAGACGCCCTGATCGTGTACGACGACTTGTCCAAGCAAGCAGTGGCCTATCGCCAGGTTTCCTTGCTGTTGCGTCGTCCTCCAGGCCGCGAAGCTTACCCCGGCGACGTGTTCTATCTCCACAGCCGTTTGCTGGAACGCGCAGCTCGCGTGAACGCTGACTACGTGGAAGCGTTCACCAAGGGCGCCGTGAAGGGCAAGACCGGTTCTTTGACCGCATTGCCAATCATCGAAACCCAAGCAGGTGACGTGTCTGCCTTCGTTCCTACCAACGTGATTTCCATCACTGACGGTCAGATCTTCTTGGAAACCTCGTTGTTCAACGCCGGTATCCGCCCCGCTATCAACGCCGGTATCTCCGTGTCCCGCGTCGGTGGCGCAGCGCAAACCAAGCTGGTGAAGAACCTGTCCGGTGGTATCCGTACCGACTTGGCCCAGTACCGTGAACTGGCAGCGTTCGCGCAGTTCGCTTCCGATCTGGACGAAGCTACCCGCAAGCAGTTGGATCGTGGCGCACGCGTGACTGAATTGCTGAAGCAAGCCCAGTACAGCCCCCTGACCATCAGCCTGATGGGCGCTACGCTGTTTGCCGTGAACAAGGGTTTCATGGACGACATCGAAGTGAAAAAGGTGCTGGCGTTCGAACACGGCCTGCATGCTTTCCTGAAGGACAAGCACGCGGCCCTGTTGGCCAAGCTGGAAGCAGACAAGGCAATGGACAAGGATGCTGAAGCTGAGTTGAACGCTGCAATTGCTGCGTTCAAGAAGTCTTTTGCCTAA
- a CDS encoding F0F1 ATP synthase subunit delta, translating into MAELATIARPYAEALFKATQADLSAAAVWLDELAEVARNSQLQQFAGNPNSSNTQVFDLVAGVIKAALPEQGKNFLRTVIDNGRLAALPEIAAQFRALKNAQGGFSDAVVYSAFPIDAAALAEVAASLEKRFGRKLNLSVELDAELIGGIRVVVGDEVLDTSVKARLEQMKVALSA; encoded by the coding sequence ATGGCTGAACTTGCCACCATCGCCAGGCCTTACGCCGAAGCTTTGTTCAAGGCTACGCAAGCGGACTTGAGCGCTGCAGCTGTGTGGCTGGACGAACTTGCTGAAGTTGCGCGCAACAGCCAACTGCAGCAATTCGCCGGCAACCCCAATAGCTCCAACACTCAAGTTTTTGACTTGGTTGCCGGAGTTATCAAGGCTGCATTGCCTGAGCAGGGAAAGAACTTCCTGCGCACTGTGATCGATAACGGACGCCTCGCAGCGTTGCCGGAAATCGCAGCCCAGTTCCGTGCACTGAAGAACGCCCAAGGCGGCTTTTCTGATGCCGTTGTGTACAGCGCCTTCCCGATCGATGCAGCTGCATTGGCGGAAGTCGCCGCTTCTCTCGAGAAGCGTTTCGGCCGCAAACTCAACCTTTCCGTTGAGTTGGACGCTGAATTGATCGGCGGGATCCGCGTGGTGGTGGGTGACGAAGTTCTTGACACATCCGTCAAGGCCCGTCTGGAACAAATGAAAGTGGCTCTTTCAGCGTAA
- a CDS encoding F0F1 ATP synthase subunit B translates to MNINATLFLQAIVFAILVWFTMKFVWPPITKALDERAQKIADGLAAADKAKAELANANKRVEAELATSRNETATRLADAERRAQTIVEEAKARAVEEGNRIIAAAKAEAEQQSVKARDALREQVAALAVKGAEQILRKEVNAGVHADLLSRLKTEL, encoded by the coding sequence GTGAACATTAACGCTACCCTGTTCCTGCAGGCTATCGTTTTTGCGATCTTGGTGTGGTTCACGATGAAATTCGTGTGGCCCCCGATCACAAAAGCGCTGGACGAGCGGGCACAGAAGATCGCCGACGGCCTTGCTGCCGCCGACAAGGCCAAGGCGGAACTCGCCAACGCCAACAAGCGCGTGGAAGCCGAACTGGCTACATCACGCAATGAAACTGCAACTCGCTTGGCTGATGCCGAGCGCCGTGCCCAGACGATTGTCGAAGAAGCCAAGGCTCGCGCCGTGGAAGAAGGCAACCGCATCATTGCCGCTGCAAAGGCTGAAGCCGAGCAGCAGTCCGTGAAGGCCCGGGACGCTTTGCGTGAACAGGTCGCCGCTCTTGCCGTCAAAGGTGCTGAGCAGATCCTGCGCAAGGAAGTCAATGCTGGCGTGCACGCAGATCTGCTGTCCCGCCTGAAGACTGAGCTGTAA